The genomic stretch AAATATAGTGAAATTTTCAAAATCTCATAAAAAAACAGTTTCAAGAATGCATTTTATCACTACTTTTGCATTCGTAAAATGCAACCCATTCATACATAAATAAGTCTTTATAAAAAATTAAAATGTTCCATACCCTATATTTAGAAACTACTCGTCGTTGTAATTTTCGTTGTGAGCATTGTTCGAGTGGCTCAAATCATCCCGAGAAGTGGGAAGAAGACAGAAGTGCCGAAGATATTATTAACAATATTTTAAGGCCAGCAAAGGAATTAGGAACCGAATTTATCGATTTTTCGGGTGGTGAATTCTTTTTAAGAAAAGATGCTTTGTATTTATTAGAAACAGCCCATCAAATGGGTTTCAAAATAGGCATTTCTACCAATGGTTCGTTGCTTACCGAAGACTTAGTGATAAAATTGAAGTCGTTATTGAATAATAATTTGTTGATATCGTTGGGTATCAATTCATTTGATGATGAAAATAAAGCTACACGCTATCGCGAAGTTCAATTTTTTATCGAAAAATTAGACTTGCTACAGCAATATAATGTAAATGTAAACATATCGGCAACGATGGGGAGTTTTAATTGCAAAACGTTTGCTGACACATTAGCCAAAATTAGAGCAATGAGCTTACCGTTTAATCGCATTCCATTTACTCCTCGCAATTCTTCAAAGCCGGAATATATGTTTGATAAAAAGATTTTGAAGGACTATTTGCATCCTGCATTAATGCAATCGCATCATGGTTTTGTGAGCTTTGTCCCTTTCTTTCTAAATCCGAATGATTATAAGGGAATTACCAAAACCAATGGTTTAAGTCCGGTTCCTACATCGCCCTCGATAGGTTGTTGGGTGGGGTCGTTTTATGCTATTAATCCGGCGGGCGAAGTGGCACCATGTCCCTTGCTTTCTGATAATATTTCAGCCGGAAATGTTTATAATACGCCATTAAAAGATATTTTATTCGAATCGGACCTTATGAAACGAATTGTGCATAGAGAAAATTTAGGTGGTAAGTGTGGCTCGTGCAAGTATAATTGGACATGTGGAGGTTGCCGCGTAATGGCTTATTATCAAACCGGTGATGTATTTGGCGAGGATCCTACATGTTTTATTGATGAACTAAGCCCCAATGAATTAGAACAGCTTGAAAAACAAACCCGTAAACATTTTAAGAATTATGTAAGAATGGACGAACTTAGTCGTTCTATTATTAAACAAAAGATAGAATAAGAATTATTCTTTAAAACCGATTAATATAGAAACACAGCCGCTTGCAGCAACGGCAACTTCTTCTTCAACTTGTGGAACTCTTACTTGTACAATAAGTTGTTGTGTTGCATTTGAATGAAAATCCCAATAATTAACGTAATCATGGTCTTTATTGTAAAATAAAGTATTACGTTCAGAATCGAGTAGTTTAAATTCAACTTTACCAAGATTTTCCTGAGAGCAAACAAAAAGTCGATAATCTTGTCCTTTATAAAAGGTAACTACTAATTCGGCAACATCGCCCGGATTTAATACAGCCATATTGAGTTGACCGTTATATGTAAAAGGTTTTATTTGTGGCACGCATTCTTTTTTGGTAAAACCCTTACATTGAGAAAAAACGCTGCTAATTGCAAATAAGGAAATAAAAAGTATCAAGCTTATCGTTTTCATAGTTTTACTATTTACAATTTTACAATATTTGTACGTATTTGTTTAGCTAAAGTTTTAATTTTATCAAAAGTTTCTTTACTAAAAGTAACTTTAGCTACACTATAAATTGTGGTTGTTTTTTTTGTTTCGTCGGTAACTACATTTCCTTTTACGTATTCAATTTTTACATTTTCGTAAAGAGCCTTTAATTCTTCGAGCATGGGCAAATATGCTTGCAAGTCTTTATCATCGGGGTATGCTTTAATAAGTTCAATCATATTTGCTAGTGAATATTTTTGCTCACCAATTCTATCTACAATTTCTTTGTTTGATGGATTAGCGTAATCGGCGATTTGAGTAGCGATGTAAAGCGATTCTATCCAACCACCCAGAATTACTAGAGTAGCAGTATTGCCGCGATCATTATCTTTTAAATAACTATCAGCAGCGGCATACGTTTCAGATATAATTTGAAGCAATGAATCTTTGTTGTCGATATTTTTTTCCATTCGTTGAATAGCTCTAGAGCCTTGTTCTTCGGGTATTTCAATGGCATCGCAAAGTTTCTTTATGCCCGATAAATAATTAATGGCAAGTTGTATTTGGTCGAATAAGCGAACGTAAGAGAGATCGCTGCCAAAAACACCTAACATGAGTGCTTGTTTGCTAATAGATGTATATTTTTCAACATCTTTATACGACCATAACACATCGCTTCTAAATTGTGCACCACTACGTTGTATAACCGACGACATTTCGATGGGCGAGGGTACATTATAGAAAATCTTTTTTACACGATTGGTGTGTACAGTATCGTTTTTTAATGATGTAGTATCTCCATCGTTTAAGTTTTGATTTTGATTATTGTTGCACCCAATAAACAGAAAGGAGAAAATGCTAAAAAGTAAGAGAATATTTTTCATAGTCATTGAATTTGAAATTTGATACAATGATAATGAAAAAAAAAGTATTTAACTATTTTTTAGGAAAAATTTTGTTATAAAAAATTATAATTAAAATTACACCCAATGTAATAGAAGAATCCGCTATGTTAAAAACGGGCCTAAAAAAAATAAATGGTTCGTTAGCCCAAATGGGGAACCACGAAGGGAAATGTCCTTCTATTAATGGAAAATAAAGCATATCGACTACTTTACCATGAAGAAATGTTCCATAGCCGCCATTGGGTGGGAAGAGTTGTGCTAATTGTCCTTCGCTACTACTATATATAACCCCATAAAAAAGACTATCGATAATGTTGCCAACTGCACCTGCCCAAATAAACGAAATAGCAGCAATAAATATAAATTTAGCTTGTTCTTTTATGAGTTTAATTAAATACCATCCAATGCCAATAGCAGCTACAATTCTTAAGAGCGAAAGAATAAGTTTACCCCAGTTGCCATCCGATAATGTAAGTCCAAATGCCATGCCTGGGTTTTCGGTAAAATGTATATAAAACCAGTTGAATATTTTATAATCTTCGCCAAGCATAAAATGGGTTTTGATATACCATTTTAGTAATTGGTCAAATAATAGAACTCCTAGTATAATTCCAACAGCGGTATAAGCTCTTTTTTTAATCATATATTAGAGTAATTTATTAAGTTCGTCGAGTTGTTTGGTTTTGTTTGTATTTCTTTTTCGTTTAGCTGTTTCAGTAAAATATTGGTGTTTTCGAATAAATTCATATTGTAGTTTGTTCCAATCGTTAAGTGAACGTATTTTTTTTCGTTCGTATAATTCTCTGAATAAGTTTTGCGATACTGGAATAAAATCGTTTCTCCCGAGATAGTCTAAGTCGGCATCGCAAATAATGCTTTCGAGTAAGTCTTTAGGTTGAGGTGGAAATTTAGTTGCTAATATTAAACGACAAATGGTATCAATTTGGTCTTGTCTGAAATTATAATTTGGTAGAATTTCGCGAGCAAATTTTACGCTTTGCTCTTCATGGTCGTCATAATTGCCGCTAATAAAGCCCGAATCATGTAAAAGAGCAGCCGTTTTAAGTATTAATAATTCTTCTCGATTAACTTTTTCGCCTAGTGCGAGCATTTCTACTTGAGTAATAACGTCGATAGTATGTTTTACGTCGTGATAGTATAAATTTTTAGGCAATTTTTTTTCTAACAATGTTAATACAAATTCTTCTAGGTCATCGTATATCAGAAACTGGCGTTTAAGTATGAATTTATCGTTAGGTTCGTTAGGATTATCGGGGTTTGCCATATCGGGACGTATTCCTTTTACGAAATACATATCTATTTCGCCTTTATGTTTTACAGGGAGTTTTCCTCTGTATTCGCATATAAAATAATCTTTAATTCGCCCGTAAACATCGCCCGAGATATTAATTTCACCAGCAATACTCGATGATTCCATACGAGAGGCGATATTGACTGCATCGCCCCATATATCGTAAGAGAACTTTTTGCTTCCAACGACTCCGGCTACAACCGAGCCACTATGAATACCGATTCGGATAGACCATTGATAACGGAAAATATTTTTGTTGTTTTTAATAAATTCTTGCATTTTTAATGCTACCAGTGTAACATCAATAGGGTTAGTTCTGTTTTTCTTAGGCACACCACCAGCACACATATAAGCATCGCCAATTGTTTTTATTTTTTCTACACCATATAAATCACAGATGTCGTCGAAATTTTTAAAAACCAAATTAAGTTCGTCGATAAGCATTTCGGGAGCCATTTGTTCTGTAATGTGTGTAAATCCCTGAACATCGGCAAAAAGAATAGAAACAAGTGAAAACTTCTTTTTTTCAACAGAACCTTTTTCTTTTAAATCTTTTACAGCTTCTTCGGGTAAGAAATTACGAATAAGCTCATCTACTTTTTCTTTTTCTTCTGCTAATTGCTTTGTTCTTAAATTAAGCTCTGTTTCGATATGGTGCTTTTCTTTTGCAAATAAATAAGCTCTCCATTGAAATATCATAATAATGAGACTGCTCACTAAAACGATGTAAATGATGTATGCATACCATGTTCTATAAATAGGTGGCAGTATTTTAAATTCAAAAATAACTTCGTTAGAAATTGTTCCATAAATATTTTTTGCGCGAACATGAAAAATATACCGACCTTCGTAAAGGTTTGTATATTCTTTAAAAGTATTGGTTGTCCAATCAGACCAGTGTTTGTCGAACCCTTCTAAATAGTATTGATATTGGATGTTATGAATACCATCAAAATAAGGAGCAATAAACTCAAAGTGAATATTATGATTTTTATATTCAATTTCTAATATATTAGGGTTTTCGGGCAAAAATGTAAAAGCAGAAATGGTATCTTTACCGGTTATGATAGACGATAAATAAAGCATAAGTTTACTGGTATCTTGAGTGAGCTTTTTGGCATCAAATCGTATAAGTCCGTCGAAAGTTCCAAACCATGTAACAGCATTTGAATCGGGGAAAATCGATTCTATTGTAAATTCACGAATTATTTTAAAAGGATTTTTAATAATCTTGTAATTATTATTTTTGTAAAAAGCTACGGCGGTTTCTTTTTCGTATATGCCTTCTTTGCCCGAACTAAACCAAATATTTTTATATTGGTCTTCTTTTAAAGGGAATATCCATGTGTTGGGTGATTTAACAAGTAAGGTGTCTTTAATAAATTCATTAATCAATGTGTTATATAGAAAAGGACCTTTTTGTGTACTAAATATAACACCTCTTCGGGTTGAATAAACGTCGATCCATCCAGTTCCAATAGGAAATCCTTTTCCCGATTTAAAATGATTTATAATTTGAGCTGTGTTATTTTTAAGGTCAACTCTCACTTGATAGGTTCCACTATAATCTGAACCGAGCCAATAAGTTCCATCCCCATTTTTAGCAATAGTTCGTATATGATCTGAAAGCTCTGAATGAATTGCTGTAAACTGGGGTTGTCCTTTTATAAATTCAATTTTTCCAATACCATTGTTTAATCCCACTAAAATTATATTGTTTAGAGTATCTAATGCTAAAAAGTCTTCAAAAATATATTGTGAATTGATAATTTGTATTTTTTCTTTTTTATTTATGAAATATAAACCGACATCGGTGCTCAGTAATAGGCCGTAAGGCGTTGGCATCATTTTATTACAGTCTACTTGAATTTCTTTTAACAGTTTAAACATATTACCTTGTACAGACTGTTTTAGAAAGAAAGTGTTATCTAAATATCTTAATCCTTGAGTTGTGGCTAAATATATTTTATTGTTAAATCTACATATATCAGATACTCCACCTTTTACGCCATTAACTGTTGAGAAATATGAAAATGCCGAATAAATTTCAATTCTCGACAAACCATTATTCATAGCAGCCCAAACATTATTCCATTTGTCGAGATAAAGTGCATTGATGTTATCGTTAATCAAAAGGTTGTCGGTAGAAAGTTCAAAAAGTGCATGCCCTTTGGTATCCATACCAATTATTCCTCCGCGATAGGTACCAAATACATATATAGAGTCAGGAGTCATTATATGACAAGAGTACTGATGTTCGTTAATATAATTTTCTATTTCGTTTTTGAAAGGGATTATTTCGCCAGCTTTGGTTAATATGTAAAAGTTTTTTTCGTTGCGAAATTTTAAAAGAAAGTTATTGTAATAAGGAATTAAAAAATCGATAATTTTATTATGAAGCGATTGAGTGCTTAACCAAAGTATCATATTGCCATTGGCATATTGATAAAGTCCGCCGGGCTCTTTAAAAATAAAAAGTTTATCGTTGATTGTATAAAGTTCCAAAAGGTTGGATGTGCTATCGATCACTCTAATATTTTTTCCGTTATAAGCGAATAAGTAAGAGTAATTACCAATAAATAAAATTTCGTCTCGGTAAGAAATAATCGATGTTATATCGCCAATTTTTTCTTTTAATGCAGATGAATTTATAAGTGATTTAAATTCGTAAATGTTTTTTTGTCCAGTAGTTATTATTCCAAAATCTTTGTAAACAGCAGCATAAACATTTTTTTTATAGTCGGTGCACAAGCGAGGAATTCCTTGTGCAGGAATCAACGACCAATGAACGCCATCGTATTGAATAATACCACTTACATTACTAATAAAGTAAATTCCCTTATCGTTTTGGGCGATAGAAAAATTTTGACTTTCGTAACCATAAACTTTTGGTGGGAAATTTTGTACCAGTGGGAAGCCAGCTTCGTCGAATTGAGCCATTAAAGCTGAATTAATTGAAACAAAAAATAATATGAATAAGTTTTTTAACAATTTAATAAATATTTATTAGTTTTGCCCAAAAATAAAGTACAAAGTTAATCTTTTATTGAAATATCTTAAAATATTATTTATGGAAAAAAATAAAAAAACGGTATTAGTTCCTTGTGATTTCACCGAAGTTGCTATTAATGCGTTGCATCATGCTGCTATTTTAGCAAAAAAAATTAATGCTAGATTGGTTGCTTTTAATGTAGTTAAAAAGGAAAAAGAAATAGTAGATACCATTGAGCAACTTAAACAATTTGTTGTTAAAGCAAATTTACCCAAAGATTTGGAATTAGAATATGCAGCAAAAGAAGGTAATATATACGATACGATTAAAGAAAAAGCCGAAGAAATTGGAGCAATCTTTATAGTAATGGGGACCCATGGTATTAGTGGAATGCAAAAGCTAATAGGTAGCAAAGCCCTTAAAGTAATTGCCAACTCTGTTATACCGTTTATTGTCGTGCAAGATAAGCCAATTCCCGATCATTATTTTTCTAAGATAGTTATCCCTGTTGATTTTACAGTAGAAAATAAAGAAAAATTAAAATGGGCACATTATATATCAGTATATTTTAATTCAACAATGATTTTGTATGTGGTGAACATTACCGACGAAGTATTATTGAAAAAAGTAAAAGCAAATTTATTATTTGCTAAAAAATATTTTGAAGAACGTGAAATTAATTACGAAATTCATATAGCAGGTTCTGATAAAAAATTCGAAGATTCTATTATTGAATTTTCTGATAAAATAAAAGCCAATGGCTTACTTATAATGACGACCAAAGATCCTCAATTTACAGATTATATTTTTGGTGCAGAAGAACAACAAATAATCGCCAATAATGCGAAAATACCTGTTATTTGCATAAATCCACGAACTGATATTAAGAAATTTCAAGGCTTTAACTAATTATTTTAGAAAGCTTTAAAGCCTATAATTTCTCTAACTTCGCGAAGTGTTTTTGAAGCGCTTTGGCGAGCTTTCTCGGCACCTAAATCAATTACTTTCTTTAAATAACTATGATTGTTCGATAAGGCTTCGATTTTTTCTCTTATAGGACTTGTAAAACGAATAATATCTTCGGCAATTTGTTTTTTCATATCGCCATATCGAATTTGGCAATGGTTATATTGTTCAAGAAAATATTGATAGGTATCGTTACTTGACATCACTTTCATGAGTGTAAATAAATTAGCAATGGGTTCTGTCATAGGTTGATTGGGTTCCGTTGGACCGCTGTCGGTAACGGCCTTCATTACTTTTTTGCGAATAATTTCGGGGCTATCGGCTAAATTTATAGCATTCCCTTCCGATTTTCCCATTTTGCCACTACCGTCTAGTCCAGGAATTTTTACAAGTTGTTCGCCAAAATTATAAGCCACTGGTTCGGGAAAATAATCTACCCCGTACATACGATTAAAGCGTGCAGCAAAATTGCGAGTCATTTCTAAATGCTGTTCTTGGTCTTTACCAACGGGAACTTTATGGGCTTTATGTATAATAATGTCTGCAGCCATAAGAACCGGATAAGTTAGTAATCCGGCATTAACATTATTGGGTTGCTTACGAGCTTTTTCTTTAAAAGTAGTACAACGTTCAAGTTCGCCCAAATAAGCATTCATGTTTAATAATAAATAGAGCTCGGGTATTTCATGTATATCGCTTTGACGATAAAGAACACACTTTTCGGGATCTATACCACAAGCTAAATATTCTACCAACACTTGTTTAGTGTTTTCGAATAAATTCTCGGGTGTAGGATGCGTAGTAAGCGAATGAAAATCGGCAATAAAAAAATAACAGGTATGTTCTTCCTGAAGTTTCAGAAAATTTTTTATGGCTCCGAAATAGTTTCCCAGATGTAAGTTCCCTGTTGATCGAATTCCGCTTACAATTATTTCTTTTTTCATGCTTGCTCGATTTATGATGCAAAGGTAGCTATTTTTATGTTTATTATAACGATGTATGTTATTAACGAATAAATAATAATTCGCGATATTTAGGAAGTGGCCAATATTCGTTATCGATAATAAGTTCAATTTTATCGGAATGATATCTTATTTTATCAAGATAAGGTTTAACATTGTTGGCATACATTTCAGCTTTTTGACGAATATTGTTTACTGCATTAGCCAGTTTCCGTTCGTTTTCCATTTCTTGTTTTAATTTATACAATGCTTGTGTATGTGTATTTAATTCTTTCAAGAGTTTGGTATGCATCGAAAAATGTTTCGATGACATTTTAAGTTGTTTATAGTGGCTAATGATATCGAGTAATAACTTCTCGTATTTTAATGAAGCAGGTATAATATGATTATCGATTAAATTTCCTAAAACACGCGATTCGATTTGAAGTTTTTTAATGTAAAATTCTAACCGAACTTCGTAACGTGCTTCTAATTCGTATTCTTTAAATACAGATAATTGTTCAAAAAGCTTTATAGACTTAGGGCTTATATAGGCTTTAAGTGCTTCAACGGCTGAATTAGTAGTTGATAATTTTCTTTTTTTTGCTTCTTCGTGCCATTCGGTTGAGTAACCATTTCCATCGAAAACAATATTTTTGCTTGCAGTAAAGAACGTTTGTATTGTTTTCAGAAGAGCCTCGTCTTTATTAAATTTCTTTTTTATAAAATTGTCGAAGGTTTCTTTAAACAAAATCATTTGTTGAGCTACGGCAGTATTTAGGGCTATGAGTGAGGCCGCTGGATTGGCAGAGGAGCCCACTGCCCTAAATTCAAAACGATTACCGGTAAAGGCAAAAGGTGAGGTTCTGTTGCGGTCGGTATTGTCGAGTAGAATTTCGGGTATGCTACTAATGTCAATTTGAAGTGCTTTTTTTTCAGAAACGGTCATTTCTTTTTTAGAAAGCGTTTTGTCAATTTCGTTTAAAACAGAAGAAATCGTTTTACCCAGAAACACGCTTATAATATTGGGTGGTGCTTCGTTTCCACCTAACCTAGCTTCGTTTCCTAATGTTGCAATCGAAGCTTTGAGTAAGTCGGAGTGTTCGTACACGGCTTTAATAACAATGGCTATAAAAGATAAAAAACGAAGATTAGATTCGGTAGTATGCCCTGGTGAAAGTAAATTGGTCCCTTCATTCGTCATTAAAGACCAATTACAGTGTTTACCAGAGCCATTTATTCCAGCAAAAGGTTTTTCGTGAAGTAGAATTCTAAAGTTATGTCGTTCGGCAACCTTACGCATAATGTCCATTAGTAGTATATTGTGGTCGTTGGCTAAATTGGCATATTCAAAAATAGAAGCACACTCAAATTGATTAGGTGAAACTTCGTTATGCCTTGTTTTTAGTGGGATTCCTAATCGCCATGCTTCTATTTCTAAGTCGGCCATAAATGCTTTAACTCGTTCTGGAATACTGGCAAAATAGTGATCTTCGAGTTGTTGGTCTTTAGCTGATGCATGCCCTAATAA from Bacteroidales bacterium encodes the following:
- a CDS encoding radical SAM protein produces the protein MFHTLYLETTRRCNFRCEHCSSGSNHPEKWEEDRSAEDIINNILRPAKELGTEFIDFSGGEFFLRKDALYLLETAHQMGFKIGISTNGSLLTEDLVIKLKSLLNNNLLISLGINSFDDENKATRYREVQFFIEKLDLLQQYNVNVNISATMGSFNCKTFADTLAKIRAMSLPFNRIPFTPRNSSKPEYMFDKKILKDYLHPALMQSHHGFVSFVPFFLNPNDYKGITKTNGLSPVPTSPSIGCWVGSFYAINPAGEVAPCPLLSDNISAGNVYNTPLKDILFESDLMKRIVHRENLGGKCGSCKYNWTCGGCRVMAYYQTGDVFGEDPTCFIDELSPNELEQLEKQTRKHFKNYVRMDELSRSIIKQKIE
- a CDS encoding lipoprotein signal peptidase; amino-acid sequence: MIKKRAYTAVGIILGVLLFDQLLKWYIKTHFMLGEDYKIFNWFYIHFTENPGMAFGLTLSDGNWGKLILSLLRIVAAIGIGWYLIKLIKEQAKFIFIAAISFIWAGAVGNIIDSLFYGVIYSSSEGQLAQLFPPNGGYGTFLHGKVVDMLYFPLIEGHFPSWFPIWANEPFIFFRPVFNIADSSITLGVILIIIFYNKIFPKK
- a CDS encoding universal stress protein, which codes for MEKNKKTVLVPCDFTEVAINALHHAAILAKKINARLVAFNVVKKEKEIVDTIEQLKQFVVKANLPKDLELEYAAKEGNIYDTIKEKAEEIGAIFIVMGTHGISGMQKLIGSKALKVIANSVIPFIVVQDKPIPDHYFSKIVIPVDFTVENKEKLKWAHYISVYFNSTMILYVVNITDEVLLKKVKANLLFAKKYFEEREINYEIHIAGSDKKFEDSIIEFSDKIKANGLLIMTTKDPQFTDYIFGAEEQQIIANNAKIPVICINPRTDIKKFQGFN
- a CDS encoding HD domain-containing protein, with product MAQFDEAGFPLVQNFPPKVYGYESQNFSIAQNDKGIYFISNVSGIIQYDGVHWSLIPAQGIPRLCTDYKKNVYAAVYKDFGIITTGQKNIYEFKSLINSSALKEKIGDITSIISYRDEILFIGNYSYLFAYNGKNIRVIDSTSNLLELYTINDKLFIFKEPGGLYQYANGNMILWLSTQSLHNKIIDFLIPYYNNFLLKFRNEKNFYILTKAGEIIPFKNEIENYINEHQYSCHIMTPDSIYVFGTYRGGIIGMDTKGHALFELSTDNLLINDNINALYLDKWNNVWAAMNNGLSRIEIYSAFSYFSTVNGVKGGVSDICRFNNKIYLATTQGLRYLDNTFFLKQSVQGNMFKLLKEIQVDCNKMMPTPYGLLLSTDVGLYFINKKEKIQIINSQYIFEDFLALDTLNNIILVGLNNGIGKIEFIKGQPQFTAIHSELSDHIRTIAKNGDGTYWLGSDYSGTYQVRVDLKNNTAQIINHFKSGKGFPIGTGWIDVYSTRRGVIFSTQKGPFLYNTLINEFIKDTLLVKSPNTWIFPLKEDQYKNIWFSSGKEGIYEKETAVAFYKNNNYKIIKNPFKIIREFTIESIFPDSNAVTWFGTFDGLIRFDAKKLTQDTSKLMLYLSSIITGKDTISAFTFLPENPNILEIEYKNHNIHFEFIAPYFDGIHNIQYQYYLEGFDKHWSDWTTNTFKEYTNLYEGRYIFHVRAKNIYGTISNEVIFEFKILPPIYRTWYAYIIYIVLVSSLIIMIFQWRAYLFAKEKHHIETELNLRTKQLAEEKEKVDELIRNFLPEEAVKDLKEKGSVEKKKFSLVSILFADVQGFTHITEQMAPEMLIDELNLVFKNFDDICDLYGVEKIKTIGDAYMCAGGVPKKNRTNPIDVTLVALKMQEFIKNNKNIFRYQWSIRIGIHSGSVVAGVVGSKKFSYDIWGDAVNIASRMESSSIAGEINISGDVYGRIKDYFICEYRGKLPVKHKGEIDMYFVKGIRPDMANPDNPNEPNDKFILKRQFLIYDDLEEFVLTLLEKKLPKNLYYHDVKHTIDVITQVEMLALGEKVNREELLILKTAALLHDSGFISGNYDDHEEQSVKFAREILPNYNFRQDQIDTICRLILATKFPPQPKDLLESIICDADLDYLGRNDFIPVSQNLFRELYERKKIRSLNDWNKLQYEFIRKHQYFTETAKRKRNTNKTKQLDELNKLL
- a CDS encoding glutamine synthetase III, which gives rise to MSTLRFRSLEESFKHKPVATIEIKSVPEEFGKYVFDKSKMRRYLSSEAYNQIFLSIEKGERISRKIADQIALGMKAWAIENGATHYTHWFQPLNEASAEKHDTFFEPDSDGNVIEKFSGDKLVQQEPDASSFPSGGIRSTFEARGYTAWDPSSPAFIIGKTLCIPSIFISYTGEALDFKMPLLKSIHAIEKAAAPLCELFLGKETKVAVTFGWEQEYFLVDESLYNARFDLMLTGRTLLGHASAKDQQLEDHYFASIPERVKAFMADLEIEAWRLGIPLKTRHNEVSPNQFECASIFEYANLANDHNILLMDIMRKVAERHNFRILLHEKPFAGINGSGKHCNWSLMTNEGTNLLSPGHTTESNLRFLSFIAIVIKAVYEHSDLLKASIATLGNEARLGGNEAPPNIISVFLGKTISSVLNEIDKTLSKKEMTVSEKKALQIDISSIPEILLDNTDRNRTSPFAFTGNRFEFRAVGSSANPAASLIALNTAVAQQMILFKETFDNFIKKKFNKDEALLKTIQTFFTASKNIVFDGNGYSTEWHEEAKKRKLSTTNSAVEALKAYISPKSIKLFEQLSVFKEYELEARYEVRLEFYIKKLQIESRVLGNLIDNHIIPASLKYEKLLLDIISHYKQLKMSSKHFSMHTKLLKELNTHTQALYKLKQEMENERKLANAVNNIRQKAEMYANNVKPYLDKIRYHSDKIELIIDNEYWPLPKYRELLFIR
- the trpS gene encoding tryptophan--tRNA ligase, coding for MKKEIIVSGIRSTGNLHLGNYFGAIKNFLKLQEEHTCYFFIADFHSLTTHPTPENLFENTKQVLVEYLACGIDPEKCVLYRQSDIHEIPELYLLLNMNAYLGELERCTTFKEKARKQPNNVNAGLLTYPVLMAADIIIHKAHKVPVGKDQEQHLEMTRNFAARFNRMYGVDYFPEPVAYNFGEQLVKIPGLDGSGKMGKSEGNAINLADSPEIIRKKVMKAVTDSGPTEPNQPMTEPIANLFTLMKVMSSNDTYQYFLEQYNHCQIRYGDMKKQIAEDIIRFTSPIREKIEALSNNHSYLKKVIDLGAEKARQSASKTLREVREIIGFKAF